A genomic region of Leptolyngbya sp. NIES-2104 contains the following coding sequences:
- the cas4 gene encoding CRISPR-associated protein Cas4, with product MNPENYLPLSYLNAWEYCSRRFYFEYVLGEMVENEHIVLGTHLHRNINEAEVIQEGDTIVHQQQWVWSDRLQVSGVIDAVEERDQQLIPLEYKKGKMGRHLSDHFQLCAAALCLEERMGKAIAYGEIFYHANRRRQRVEFSPQLRQMTEAAIAAAHLAECRPMPAPIDHKTKCQACSLQGICLPSEMKVLGVRYEV from the coding sequence ATGAATCCTGAAAATTATTTGCCTCTCTCGTATTTGAATGCTTGGGAGTACTGTTCGCGGCGGTTTTATTTTGAGTATGTGCTGGGGGAAATGGTCGAGAATGAACACATCGTTTTGGGCACTCATTTGCATCGCAATATCAACGAAGCGGAAGTGATCCAAGAAGGTGACACGATCGTTCATCAGCAGCAGTGGGTTTGGTCGGATCGGTTGCAAGTTTCTGGGGTGATCGATGCGGTGGAAGAGCGAGATCAGCAGCTCATTCCCTTGGAGTACAAGAAGGGCAAGATGGGACGGCATTTGAGCGATCATTTTCAACTGTGTGCGGCGGCATTGTGTCTGGAGGAGCGAATGGGGAAAGCAATCGCTTATGGTGAGATTTTTTATCACGCGAATCGCAGACGGCAACGGGTGGAGTTTTCACCTCAGTTACGGCAGATGACGGAAGCTGCGATCGCTGCGGCGCACTTAGCCGAATGTCGTCCAATGCCTGCACCGATCGACCATAAAACGAAGTGTCAGGCGTGCAGTTTGCAGGGCATTTGTTTACCGAGCGAGATGAAGGTGTTAGGTGTGAGGTATGAGGTGTGA
- the cas6 gene encoding CRISPR-associated endoribonuclease Cas6, with the protein MPHSLVLNLQPRSPIPASHLSGRHLHALFLDLVRSQNSTLSETLHKQVSEKSFTLSALQTRMHPSRLQYQHQSAIAEPCWWRISLLDDSLFSQLAHLWLNLNPKQSWQLGAAELTVTSILGTAQLKQPWAGFSSYAQLYEQASECDRQIKLQFCTPTTFRQTQYDSALPTKELVFQSLLRRWNQYSGIAFSEAIVEPIFPSYFDIRTEIVMDSRSKLIGCVGEVTFTILGEVEAETIRQINTLANFAMYAGVGRKTPMGMGMVRRK; encoded by the coding sequence TTGCCACATAGTTTAGTTCTCAATCTGCAACCCCGATCGCCAATTCCAGCAAGTCATTTAAGCGGGCGGCATCTTCATGCACTGTTTTTGGACTTAGTACGATCGCAAAATTCAACCCTCAGCGAAACCCTGCACAAGCAAGTTTCTGAGAAGTCCTTTACGCTGAGTGCTTTGCAGACTCGAATGCACCCTTCACGGCTGCAATATCAGCACCAAAGCGCGATCGCAGAACCCTGCTGGTGGCGTATTTCTCTGTTAGATGATTCTTTGTTCAGTCAGTTAGCACACCTGTGGCTAAATCTCAATCCCAAGCAATCTTGGCAGTTGGGAGCCGCAGAACTTACAGTCACTAGCATTCTGGGGACAGCGCAACTGAAGCAGCCTTGGGCAGGATTTAGCTCTTATGCTCAACTGTATGAGCAAGCATCGGAATGCGATCGACAAATCAAACTCCAGTTTTGCACTCCGACCACATTTCGTCAGACTCAGTACGATAGTGCTTTACCCACTAAAGAATTAGTCTTTCAAAGCTTATTGCGACGGTGGAATCAGTACAGTGGGATTGCGTTTTCTGAAGCGATCGTTGAGCCGATTTTTCCGAGTTACTTTGATATTCGGACTGAAATCGTGATGGATAGTCGCAGTAAGTTGATCGGCTGTGTGGGTGAAGTGACTTTTACGATTTTGGGTGAAGTAGAAGCTGAGACGATTCGACAGATTAACACTTTGGCAAATTTTGCAATGTATGCCGGAGTGGGGCGGAAAACACCGATGGGCATGGGAATGGTACGACGGAAGTAA
- the cas3 gene encoding type I-D CRISPR-associated helicase Cas3' gives MANERISVLLEPRSIAACVELPEELAFMGKALQHQVDVFQKAVDHDIIVDSAPTGTGKTKAALSVLKHQPKQSAVYIAPTNALIDQQKQAAEAFVLAAGLPHIVIAASAKEIRQWSNQPVGSRPGEKLYNLLRNPATIFPEVGASRPVLLVTNPDIFYYATFFAYKKLDRINVASQFYSKFGTVIFDEFHLYDAKQLVGLLFYLAVSHEFGFFQQGRRAVLLTATPEPACEAALSSLERQGVRVAYIDGEEHTDCLLPSQTSVQLELRAQPDRDQFISELVNEIIQKSQSHPGHNGAVILDSLDQVNQLADLLRRKGLADQIGRITGPAPLKDRQRAMQCPIILATSTVDVGFNFERNPEPRRQNLDWLIFSCRDRAAFWQRLGRVGRVLGKPIADISSHAIAYLPERAWEEGLALLDKESDRETLKHQLAELSCLDRPFLAIYWQSEAFLEIARPLLQLEELMQGLAESELIDKLYRTLQSVLGGKQDWAYYRSRMMALKAAEEIAKQKDSQTNPLRFIKGKARWDIVTTFLRTECPEDWADFQAKRTTFQDYETVLERNTKAIEAFVQFCRYFIASYAPLFGFRTGLFENLEIVDPKGLILDVSAETLLDPIHLLRYYEFLSDGDRVEIQNRAESSYQISFRWRYRGCYLDFSATQLNKLKAFENCQIQRKRGDAIAPEALLTKLSKDFIPGVIICPIKNASAYYQLLRERVAVYPITVIGTDFEKDFVLLPGIAGILTIAMFGVRLRLPDNEEFLIY, from the coding sequence GTGGCAAATGAAAGGATTTCTGTATTGCTTGAACCTAGAAGCATTGCTGCTTGTGTTGAGTTACCTGAAGAACTTGCTTTCATGGGAAAAGCGCTTCAGCATCAAGTGGATGTTTTCCAAAAAGCAGTTGATCATGACATTATTGTAGACTCAGCACCGACGGGGACAGGGAAAACAAAGGCAGCATTATCAGTTCTCAAACATCAACCGAAACAGAGCGCCGTTTACATTGCACCCACAAATGCTCTGATTGATCAGCAGAAGCAAGCGGCAGAGGCATTCGTCCTTGCAGCAGGATTGCCGCATATAGTGATTGCTGCTTCTGCTAAAGAAATTCGCCAGTGGTCAAATCAGCCTGTAGGGAGCCGTCCCGGAGAAAAGCTTTATAACCTGCTCCGCAATCCTGCCACAATTTTTCCAGAAGTTGGTGCAAGTCGCCCGGTTCTTTTGGTGACGAATCCAGATATCTTTTACTATGCGACATTCTTCGCTTACAAAAAGCTCGATCGCATTAACGTTGCAAGCCAGTTCTACAGCAAGTTCGGAACAGTCATTTTTGACGAATTTCATTTGTATGATGCAAAGCAACTCGTCGGATTGCTCTTCTATCTTGCTGTATCTCACGAATTTGGCTTCTTTCAGCAAGGTCGTCGCGCAGTTTTGCTGACGGCGACTCCTGAGCCAGCCTGTGAAGCTGCGCTTTCTAGTTTAGAAAGGCAAGGTGTAAGAGTTGCTTACATTGATGGAGAAGAGCATACGGATTGCCTCCTACCTTCTCAAACCTCAGTTCAATTGGAGTTACGTGCTCAACCAGATCGGGATCAATTCATATCTGAATTAGTAAACGAGATTATTCAGAAATCACAATCTCATCCTGGTCATAATGGTGCTGTCATTCTTGACTCATTAGATCAAGTGAATCAACTTGCAGATTTGCTGAGGCGGAAGGGACTCGCTGATCAGATTGGACGAATTACAGGACCTGCACCGCTCAAAGATCGTCAACGAGCCATGCAATGCCCAATTATTTTGGCAACAAGTACAGTTGATGTTGGATTTAACTTTGAACGAAATCCAGAGCCACGAAGACAGAATCTAGACTGGTTAATTTTCTCCTGTCGCGATCGTGCGGCTTTTTGGCAACGTTTAGGGCGAGTTGGGCGAGTGCTGGGTAAACCTATTGCCGATATTTCATCTCATGCGATCGCATATCTTCCTGAGAGAGCCTGGGAAGAAGGATTAGCACTGTTGGATAAAGAGAGCGATCGAGAAACTTTGAAGCATCAGTTAGCGGAGTTGTCTTGTCTCGATCGTCCTTTCCTAGCGATTTATTGGCAATCTGAAGCTTTTCTAGAGATTGCTCGACCTTTACTTCAATTAGAGGAGCTGATGCAAGGTCTGGCTGAAAGTGAGTTGATTGACAAGCTTTATCGAACGCTGCAATCTGTACTAGGAGGAAAACAAGATTGGGCTTATTATCGAAGTCGAATGATGGCACTAAAAGCCGCAGAGGAGATCGCAAAACAGAAAGATAGCCAAACGAATCCGCTTCGATTTATCAAAGGAAAGGCAAGATGGGACATTGTGACGACTTTTCTGAGAACTGAATGCCCAGAAGATTGGGCAGATTTTCAAGCAAAACGGACAACTTTTCAAGATTATGAAACTGTTCTTGAGCGGAATACAAAAGCGATTGAGGCATTTGTACAGTTCTGTCGGTACTTTATAGCAAGCTATGCTCCTTTATTTGGATTTAGAACAGGATTGTTTGAAAATCTAGAGATTGTTGACCCGAAAGGATTGATTTTAGATGTTTCAGCAGAAACTCTGCTTGATCCGATTCACCTGCTGCGCTACTACGAGTTTCTTTCAGATGGTGATCGCGTTGAGATTCAAAATCGGGCTGAATCTTCTTATCAAATCAGTTTTCGATGGCGATATCGAGGTTGTTACCTAGATTTTTCAGCGACTCAACTTAATAAACTTAAAGCATTCGAGAATTGTCAGATTCAACGCAAGCGCGGAGATGCGATCGCACCAGAGGCGCTGCTAACGAAACTGAGTAAGGACTTTATTCCAGGTGTAATTATCTGTCCCATCAAGAATGCTTCTGCTTATTATCAGCTTCTTCGAGAACGAGTTGCAGTCTATCCTATCACTGTGATCGGAACAGATTTTGAGAAAGACTTTGTTCTGCTCCCTGGCATTGCAGGCATTTTAACGATCGCAATGTTTGGAGTTAGACTTCGGCTTCCTGACAATGAAGAATTTCTAATTTACTGA
- the cas5d gene encoding type I-D CRISPR-associated protein Cas5/Csc1, translating to MAKTQQQNSPIVQASNSNHFEHIRLIELWCAEPVFFASREISDCYYTEGVLGNYALAYALGWVASPYRLTGQATSRPTYLEDLVPIAHKNYILPAWSVNEEVSFRFERFNALSDAYWYAMTNNRVAIARQDLPEYRRLQREKGQDKPKHRSFAPSNFPQTGRLRMIERGNRFQTLVFGDSELPDYFRIGKFRSKIRLSVLQELKIKLLPIAEYDCKALLNTADLPPNLPLLSFDLIAIPPVSLVKNLRFQGEAWQIGNLTIPANLRFCGGRL from the coding sequence ATGGCAAAGACCCAGCAACAGAATTCGCCCATTGTTCAAGCCTCAAATTCAAATCATTTTGAGCATATTCGGCTGATTGAGCTATGGTGTGCGGAACCTGTGTTTTTCGCATCACGAGAAATCTCTGATTGTTACTATACAGAGGGCGTTCTAGGAAACTATGCGCTTGCCTACGCTCTCGGTTGGGTAGCTTCACCCTATCGATTAACTGGACAAGCAACGAGCAGACCCACCTATCTTGAAGATCTTGTGCCGATTGCTCATAAAAATTACATTCTTCCAGCTTGGTCAGTGAATGAGGAAGTTAGTTTTCGGTTTGAGCGTTTTAATGCGCTATCAGATGCGTACTGGTACGCAATGACTAATAATCGAGTCGCGATCGCGCGTCAAGACCTGCCTGAATACCGCCGTCTTCAGCGAGAAAAAGGACAAGACAAACCGAAACATCGATCGTTTGCGCCTAGTAACTTTCCTCAAACTGGACGACTGCGAATGATTGAACGTGGTAATCGATTTCAGACATTAGTTTTTGGGGATTCTGAGCTTCCTGATTATTTCCGCATTGGTAAATTCAGAAGCAAAATTCGCCTATCTGTTTTGCAGGAGTTGAAGATTAAGCTTCTTCCGATCGCGGAATATGACTGCAAAGCACTACTAAACACAGCAGATTTACCGCCTAATCTGCCATTACTATCTTTTGACTTAATTGCGATTCCTCCTGTTTCATTAGTGAAAAATTTGAGATTTCAAGGAGAAGCTTGGCAGATCGGTAATCTTACAATTCCAGCAAATCTTCGGTTCTGTGGAGGACGACTGTAA
- the cas7d gene encoding type I-D CRISPR-associated protein Cas7/Csc2, which translates to MSIEKLTPFLAPAYENFPKGRVVSLVVLRTTLSETIFRTEGTGEPMCREFVHAGIEDQRTIERLVMTKRKQIAPERRRGREFLRAYDLLYNAKKEESVCSLNTNAPCEMCIDCFLYGFAAGGGGAQKSRIWTEDAFSLLPAAELVSDRTLNGVYENGTMRLKRDDDTDKASTSLNTSEYIKPGVHFLDVVTLKDVTADELRYILGNILLTSRYGAVSSRVGRMENQILGIFGGIAELPSSLELVQSVHDAMRTREELLEHPFNRNILAGAVESVIDGWKARRGITLKLSPEEVQALIDDVDRCWSPDEREAFLKRLDEAYLPFRQEPVADAKKSRSRAKKTADTEAES; encoded by the coding sequence ATGTCGATCGAAAAATTAACCCCATTTCTTGCGCCCGCTTACGAAAACTTTCCCAAAGGTCGCGTAGTTAGTCTCGTCGTTCTTAGAACAACCCTCTCCGAAACAATCTTTCGCACTGAAGGAACCGGAGAACCGATGTGCCGAGAATTCGTTCACGCTGGAATCGAAGATCAACGGACGATCGAGCGTTTAGTGATGACGAAGCGCAAACAGATCGCTCCCGAACGTCGTCGCGGTCGAGAATTTCTCAGAGCCTATGACTTGCTCTACAACGCTAAAAAAGAAGAATCCGTTTGTTCACTGAATACTAATGCGCCTTGTGAGATGTGCATCGATTGTTTTCTCTACGGATTTGCAGCAGGGGGTGGAGGCGCTCAAAAGAGTCGGATCTGGACAGAAGATGCTTTTAGTTTGTTACCTGCTGCGGAGTTGGTCAGCGATCGCACCTTGAATGGTGTGTACGAAAACGGCACAATGCGTCTGAAACGTGATGATGATACTGACAAAGCTTCTACATCTTTAAATACGAGCGAGTACATCAAACCAGGCGTTCACTTTCTAGATGTGGTGACGCTCAAAGATGTCACGGCTGATGAACTGCGTTATATTCTTGGCAACATTCTTCTGACTAGTCGCTATGGAGCAGTATCTAGCCGGGTTGGACGGATGGAAAATCAGATCTTGGGCATATTTGGCGGAATCGCTGAGTTACCAAGCTCTTTGGAATTAGTCCAGTCAGTTCACGATGCGATGAGAACCCGTGAAGAACTCTTAGAGCATCCGTTTAACCGCAACATTTTAGCTGGAGCTGTTGAGAGTGTGATTGATGGTTGGAAGGCTCGCCGCGGTATTACTCTAAAACTCTCCCCTGAAGAAGTGCAAGCCTTAATTGATGATGTCGATCGTTGCTGGTCGCCAGATGAGCGTGAAGCATTCCTCAAGCGATTGGATGAGGCATATCTCCCCTTCCGTCAAGAACCTGTAGCCGATGCGAAAAAGTCTCGAAGTCGAGCGAAAAAAACAGCAGATACTGAGGCGGAGAGCTAG
- a CDS encoding YafY family protein: protein MSRKGQSITLSISDRDKAELEALALELGMTWGDRANISKLVEAIARRQLTIAPNHDWKTERIQALNQARSALVDAGRIEDAVAIAQLLIERSELTIPLRAELEQFITKPIEPWRLQLERFIRQEQPFQLSYQDAAERVWQFTIRYAAIASHEERRYLDCWCEETEGAQGLVELQHNRSLRLDRITDAAVNRAAGSWRSTGLAAILVELHLFRGLAFAYRSKTAIDVVNEWHEELPQVRRVVRQVTSTFWLVREILRYGQDCEVIAPESVRELMRQEVLGMRDRYEI, encoded by the coding sequence ATGAGTCGTAAAGGTCAGTCCATCACGTTATCGATCTCCGATCGCGATAAAGCCGAGTTAGAAGCTTTAGCGCTCGAACTTGGAATGACTTGGGGCGATCGCGCAAATATTTCAAAGCTGGTTGAAGCGATCGCTCGTCGCCAATTGACGATCGCCCCAAATCACGACTGGAAAACTGAGAGAATTCAAGCGCTGAATCAAGCGCGATCGGCTTTAGTAGATGCGGGAAGGATTGAAGATGCAGTCGCGATCGCACAACTTCTGATCGAGCGCAGTGAACTGACGATTCCCTTGAGAGCCGAGTTAGAACAATTCATTACCAAACCAATCGAGCCTTGGCGATTGCAGCTAGAGCGGTTCATCCGGCAAGAGCAGCCGTTTCAACTGTCGTATCAAGATGCAGCCGAGCGAGTTTGGCAATTTACGATTCGGTATGCAGCGATCGCATCTCATGAGGAGCGCCGATATCTTGATTGTTGGTGTGAGGAGACGGAAGGGGCGCAGGGATTGGTTGAGTTGCAGCACAATCGATCGCTGAGGCTCGATCGCATTACGGATGCGGCGGTGAATCGAGCGGCGGGATCGTGGCGATCGACGGGATTAGCGGCGATTTTAGTCGAGCTGCATTTGTTTCGGGGGTTGGCGTTTGCCTATCGAAGTAAGACGGCGATCGATGTGGTGAATGAGTGGCATGAGGAGTTGCCGCAGGTGCGACGAGTGGTGCGGCAGGTGACGAGTACGTTTTGGTTGGTTCGGGAGATTTTGCGGTACGGGCAGGATTGCGAGGTGATTGCGCCGGAGAGTGTGCGGGAGTTGATGAGACAGGAAGTTTTGGGGATGCGCGATCGCTATGAGATTTAG
- a CDS encoding GUN4 domain-containing protein: MKILFLSANPPGSARLDLEEEVSRIEEGLQRSKLNGQFELVTKWAIDSHTLRRALLEENPDVVHFSGHGEGQSGLVLLGQNGQAKPATGEALSGLFKQFPNVKCVLLNACYAEVQAKAIVQHVEYVIGMKQAVRDDAAIAFATGFYDGLGYAKSIEVAFELGRNAVQFELASFSGTTRKLIPVAEDVEPLPDHLIPVLLKKEPGSTKSAIYSNRSSEASSFSQKLRTENNITQTEAVRIYRERVQEFLSDRALTPIETAQLAILAKILGLSETEVDRILQEEQNQQSNVPSAPTGRSWFQSVSKVKNYLIAGAVLLTVSAGGFFAYEQSAAKYPKLQSLLSAGAWKDADEETARILRRIANRQQDEGFRAEDFKQLPCSELISINNLWEKYSNNHFGFRIQKQIWNSTEVNNDINKFSLRVGWLQRQNNGSLIWVGLEQASDLSAPSGRLPLTVTYRGGDGAGNSRSSYLDRLTQCIP, from the coding sequence ATGAAAATTTTGTTCCTTTCAGCCAATCCGCCAGGAAGTGCCCGATTAGATCTAGAAGAAGAAGTTAGCAGAATCGAGGAGGGTTTGCAGCGCTCAAAGCTGAATGGTCAATTTGAGCTTGTCACGAAATGGGCAATTGATTCTCATACTCTACGACGTGCGCTGCTTGAAGAAAATCCTGATGTGGTGCATTTTTCTGGACATGGCGAAGGGCAGTCAGGATTAGTCCTACTCGGTCAGAATGGGCAAGCAAAACCTGCAACGGGTGAAGCGCTTTCCGGGTTGTTTAAGCAGTTTCCGAACGTCAAGTGTGTGCTGCTGAATGCATGTTATGCGGAAGTGCAGGCGAAAGCAATTGTTCAGCATGTTGAATATGTGATCGGCATGAAACAAGCGGTACGTGATGACGCAGCGATCGCATTTGCAACCGGATTTTATGATGGTTTAGGGTATGCGAAATCGATCGAGGTCGCGTTTGAACTCGGTCGCAATGCGGTTCAATTTGAACTGGCAAGTTTTTCTGGAACAACGCGAAAATTGATTCCCGTGGCTGAGGACGTTGAACCACTACCGGATCATCTGATTCCAGTGCTGCTTAAAAAAGAGCCAGGTTCGACTAAAAGTGCAATTTACTCGAATCGCTCTTCTGAAGCGAGTTCGTTCTCCCAAAAGCTGAGAACAGAAAATAATATCACTCAAACAGAGGCGGTGAGAATTTATCGAGAACGGGTTCAAGAGTTTTTGAGCGATCGAGCATTAACACCCATTGAAACGGCTCAACTTGCTATTCTTGCGAAAATTTTGGGACTTTCTGAGACTGAGGTAGATCGAATCTTACAAGAAGAACAAAACCAGCAATCGAATGTACCATCGGCTCCAACTGGGCGATCGTGGTTTCAAAGCGTTAGCAAGGTTAAGAACTATTTAATTGCAGGTGCAGTTCTTTTAACTGTATCAGCAGGAGGTTTTTTCGCCTATGAGCAATCTGCCGCTAAATACCCGAAATTACAAAGCCTGCTCAGTGCCGGGGCTTGGAAAGATGCCGATGAGGAAACCGCTCGTATATTGCGGAGAATTGCAAATCGGCAGCAAGACGAAGGTTTTAGAGCAGAAGACTTTAAACAGCTTCCTTGCTCTGAGTTAATCAGTATCAACAACCTTTGGGAGAAATACAGTAACAACCACTTTGGTTTTCGCATCCAAAAGCAGATTTGGAACTCCACTGAGGTAAACAATGACATCAATAAGTTCAGTCTGCGGGTTGGGTGGCTACAGCGACAAAACAATGGCTCACTGATTTGGGTGGGTCTGGAGCAAGCTTCTGACTTAAGCGCCCCAAGCGGAAGACTTCCATTGACCGTAACTTATCGCGGCGGTGACGGTGCTGGAAATTCACGCAGTAGCTATCTAGATCGGCTGACGCAGTGCATTCCGTGA
- a CDS encoding catalase family protein, translating into MLNSNQYVRYSQDVEVKQPNEDKLIREILDSVARQGQKVFDKHRHAMRGAHAKSHGGLKGELQIYDNLPAHLAQGLFREPRTYPIMIRFSSVPGDIMPDSLSTFRGIGMKVIGVTEPKLLTTEPDAVTQDFLFINSPVFPSGNLVRFLPEQLLQEKVVVSAPEEAQQLLGITARTVNAITQKVGINLYPTSLGITQPETHILGETYYTSAALRYGDYVAKLSVVPVSLSLQPLIGKRIEIQNASALRDLIVEFFREQSAEYEVRVQLCTNLETMPIEDASVRWSEQDSPYQAIAKITIPMQEAYSPARQVYVDEVLSFSPWHTIAVHQPLGAIQRLRREVYEASSHYRHDMNQQPKREPRSIEEMPD; encoded by the coding sequence ATGCTCAACTCAAACCAGTACGTCCGCTACTCCCAAGATGTAGAAGTCAAGCAACCCAATGAAGATAAACTCATCCGCGAGATCCTAGACTCCGTAGCTCGGCAAGGACAAAAGGTGTTTGACAAACACCGTCATGCCATGCGCGGTGCTCATGCGAAAAGTCATGGTGGACTCAAGGGCGAACTGCAAATTTACGATAACTTACCCGCTCATCTCGCTCAGGGATTGTTTCGCGAACCCCGCACTTATCCAATCATGATTCGCTTCTCCAGTGTTCCGGGGGATATTATGCCCGATAGTCTTTCAACCTTTCGCGGCATCGGCATGAAAGTGATTGGTGTCACAGAACCGAAACTGCTCACCACCGAACCCGATGCCGTGACTCAAGATTTTTTATTCATTAACAGCCCAGTTTTTCCATCAGGAAATCTGGTGCGCTTTCTGCCTGAACAGTTACTTCAGGAAAAAGTGGTTGTGAGCGCCCCAGAGGAAGCGCAGCAACTGTTAGGAATCACTGCCCGCACCGTGAATGCAATCACTCAAAAAGTAGGCATCAACCTTTATCCGACTTCATTGGGAATTACGCAACCTGAAACGCATATTTTAGGAGAAACATACTATACCTCTGCTGCGCTGCGCTATGGAGACTATGTTGCTAAGTTAAGCGTCGTTCCCGTTTCTCTAAGTCTCCAGCCGCTAATCGGTAAAAGAATTGAGATACAGAATGCTTCGGCGCTGCGCGATTTAATTGTAGAGTTTTTTCGAGAACAGTCGGCTGAGTATGAAGTGCGGGTTCAACTTTGTACCAATTTAGAAACGATGCCGATCGAGGATGCTTCGGTTCGTTGGTCAGAGCAGGACAGTCCTTATCAAGCGATCGCCAAAATCACGATTCCTATGCAAGAAGCATACAGTCCAGCCCGTCAGGTGTACGTCGATGAGGTGCTGTCTTTTAGCCCGTGGCATACGATCGCAGTGCATCAACCGCTCGGAGCAATTCAGCGTCTTCGCAGAGAGGTCTATGAAGCTTCGAGTCATTATCGCCATGATATGAACCAACAGCCAAAGCGAGAGCCACGCAGCATTGAGGAGATGCCCGATTAG